AGCCCCAGGCGGAGCCAGCCTGGCCCGCCTCCTGGCAGCAGGGCCCAAGTGGCAGTGTGATGGCAGGTGGACCGTGGGCAGCTGCACCGCCCCACACACTAAATTTAACAAGCAGCCTACCTCTGGCCCTCCCCCAGGTTGGACACCCCTCCAACCACTGATGCTTAGAGAAGGGCGGGCCCTGCAGACTCGGGACTGACAGGAACAGGAGGTGACCTGAACCCATGCCACCCAGGGCCGGTGGCCATGCAAAGCTGCCCACCATGGACAGACGAGCTGGCAGTGCCCTCAGCCCTCCCACTCGAGGTCCCTGTCATCCTGACACGTGGTGCCCAGCCAGCTCAGAGCCTGAGTGGCCAACTGCTCGCCCCCTTTGCCAGCCCAGGCAAAAGCTAGCAGCCAGGCCCCAGGATCAGGCTGCATGCCAGAAATGGGAGACCCACCCCCCAGGGTGGTTTCTGACACTAGCCTTGTAAAGGCTTCACCCCCTAGCTCCGGACCCCCCTTTCCAAACCAGGATCCCTGCTCTGGGATAGACTCCCCCAGTCCTGGTCCTCAAGGAGTGTCCTTCCAAAGCTCCCTGCTCCCCTCAGGAAAGCAAAGAGTTACAGAGGAATCTCCAGGAGGCCGGGCAGGCAGGGGACAGCAAGGGCCAGACTTCTTGCCCAGTGGCTACGGGCCTCACTGCCACATGGGCTGGGCCACCACCAGTGAGCCCAGGAGTGCACCTACAGGCCCCAGACAGGTGCTCACACGGACGGCACACCCCAGCCCAGTAACAGCAGCTCCCCACCACAGGGATGGTGGCCCAGCTGAGATACACAGTGCAGGTGGCAGAAGGGTCCTTTATCAAGTCACAGGATGAAACTTGATCTGTGCAGCCAGGTGCCCCCCCCACCCGGTACAGCTTCTGCCACAGGTCCATTTCTGAGTGGGGAGGCGGGGAGGCCCCTTGCTGGCTGGGCCTGGCAGCAGGACCCTCACATGAGCAGACAGCACGGCCTCTTATCTATGGGGGCCTCCTCCGAGGGGGCTGTGAGCTTGAGCAGGGGCGGGTCTCCACCAGCCCTGGGGCTGCACTCGGGCTGGGGTGTCTCAGTGTCCAAAGGCAAGCCAGACTCGGGGGCCTCAGGGCCCTCGGGCACAGGACGTTGCAGCTTAGCAGCAGCTCGCTGGCGCTTGAGCTCTGCCAGGGTGTGGTGGGCCTTGGTCCGGCCCAGGGCATCGGGGGTGGTGCTCTCCAGGGGGCTCAGCTGGTAGGAGACACTGCGGTCCAGCCTCTTGGAGTACAGGTGTCGCCCTGGGGGAGGCCCCACTCGGCCATTGTGCGGCCTGGACACCTCAGGGTCCTCTTCCTGTGAGGTATGGGCCACAGAGACTATTAGGAGGGCACTCACTGGCCTCCCCTGGCCCtgagctccccccccccccactgcagGGTAGTCAGATACAAGGGTGACCCCTACAGGGCAGTAGCCTGCTCCATGGTCACAGGGCCACATACTTGCCCCACAGTGAGAGCAGAGCTCACCTCCAGGGGTGGGGGCCTTAGCTCCGCGTCTGTCTGACGGTCATCGTCCACTTCGGGTGGCTCCGGGCTGGTGGGTGGTGGCTGCTGCCACACAATGGCCTCTTGGGCGTGCTCTTTTCGGTACAGGCTGGTGCGCTGGGTCAGACTCACCCGCCTCACCACCttcctgggggagggcagggtgagggtggggggaggacaccACCCGCCCTGTGGACTCTGCCCAGGGCTCCAGCTGGCACTTCTCGGCTGCTGGCAGAGCAAAGGCCTGGGGGCGGGACAGGGAGCGGGGCGCTCACCCCCGGCTGCCAGCACTGGAAGTGCGGCGGCGAAGCAAAGAGCGCTGGCGACCTTGGGCGCGCAGGAGTGCATCATGCTTGTGTTTCAGCTCTAGCAGCTTGGCCCGCACCTCCTCGTCCCCGCACAGGTCTGCAGCAAAGTGGGCAGAGGGTCACAGGAGCCCTCCTGCTGGTCCCCTGCACAGGGAGGAGGCAGCCCCCAGCTCACCAAGAGGCGTCTCCTCCATCAGCGACTTCCCGTTGAGGTCGGCCCCATGTGCCACGAGCAGCTCCACCAGGTGTACCTGCGGGCCACCAAGCCCAGGCTGCTGAAGACTCTAGCTCTgcagctgccccagccccagctgtgcCAGCCCCACACTTACCTGGCCCCAGTAGGCCGCCGCATGCAGTGGCTCCCAGCCGTCGCGGTCCTTGGCGCTCAGGCTGGCCCCGTGTTCCAGCAGCAGGGCAGCCGCCTCACTGAACCCATTGGCAGCAGCAATGTGTAGCTGCAGGCAAACCACCCAGCCCTGAGTCCCACCATCCCTCCAGCAGCAACCTCCCGCACCTGTGTCCCACCGGCCGCGTTCTCACCAGCGTGGCCCCGTGGTCCCCAGGGGCGTCAAGGTCAGCTCCTGACTGCAGCAGACTCTGGAAGTCCTCCAGCATGTGCCGCTCAGGCAAGGCCCGGGCCGCCTCGATGCTGTCCTGCGTGATGCCTACAGGGCCATAGGCTCAGGCTCcggccccaccccgccccccgcAGGCATGTGGGGTCACACTCACCGCGGTTGGCCATGGCTGTCTCAAGGAAGTCCAGCGTCTGCTCATCCTCACACAGGTCGTAGGGCATGTTCCCATCAGTGTTGACTGCCAAGAGGTCAGCACCACTGCAGGGAGGATGGACGGCGCTGGCCATAGGACCTCTTTCACCCCTTCCCAGGGAGGCCCCCAGCCCCCTCACAGGTCCTCCCTTTGCAGAAGCCCTCAGCCTAGGGCTGCCCTCCAGGACACAGGAGCCGTCAATGAGGAAGCCCAGGCCCCGGCTGACCCTCGgcccatctggctgcccctcagccctggaTCCTGTCCTCAAGCTAGGTAGGAGTCCTGCACTCTCACCTGTCTCCAGGTTCTCGGCACCCATGTGTCCCCATGAGTGTGCACAGTGGGC
Above is a window of Rhinolophus sinicus isolate RSC01 linkage group LG12, ASM3656204v1, whole genome shotgun sequence DNA encoding:
- the PPP1R16A gene encoding protein phosphatase 1 regulatory subunit 16A encodes the protein MAEHLELLAEMPMVGRMSTQERLKHAQKRRAQQVKVWAQAEKEAQGRKGHRERPQTEEAVGKPRKRVLFPPSVTLLEAAARNDLEEVRQFLANGVSPDLANEDGLTALHQSCIDDFREMVQQLLEAGAKVNARDSECWTPLHAAATCGHLHLVELLIARGADLLAVNTDGNMPYDLCEDEQTLDFLETAMANRGITQDSIEAARALPERHMLEDFQSLLQSGADLDAPGDHGATLLHIAAANGFSEAAALLLEHGASLSAKDRDGWEPLHAAAYWGQVHLVELLVAHGADLNGKSLMEETPLDLCGDEEVRAKLLELKHKHDALLRAQGRQRSLLRRRTSSAGSRGKVVRRVSLTQRTSLYRKEHAQEAIVWQQPPPTSPEPPEVDDDRQTDAELRPPPLEEEDPEVSRPHNGRVGPPPGRHLYSKRLDRSVSYQLSPLESTTPDALGRTKAHHTLAELKRQRAAAKLQRPVPEGPEAPESGLPLDTETPQPECSPRAGGDPPLLKLTAPSEEAPIDKRPCCLLM